A region from the Thermococcus sp. genome encodes:
- a CDS encoding type II toxin-antitoxin system VapC family toxin has translation MGEGFLIDTNILIYYLADAIPPDELPKIEEILRESFNVSIITKIEFLGWKGHTPEGFEKSKEFISFAHVIPLTDEIADLAIELRRRKKIKLPDAVIAATALRYGLTLVTRNVEDFKDIDGLEIYNPFERID, from the coding sequence ATGGGAGAGGGATTTCTGATAGACACAAACATCCTCATTTACTACCTTGCCGACGCCATACCCCCCGATGAGCTTCCGAAGATCGAGGAAATTCTGCGCGAGAGCTTTAACGTCTCGATAATAACAAAAATAGAGTTCCTGGGCTGGAAAGGACACACTCCAGAGGGATTCGAAAAGTCCAAGGAGTTCATCAGCTTTGCCCATGTAATACCTCTAACCGATGAGATAGCAGACCTCGCCATCGAACTGAGGAGAAGGAAGAAGATAAAACTCCCTGATGCCGTCATAGCTGCAACGGCCCTCAGGTATGGTCTCACACTCGTAACGAGGAACGTTGAGGACTTCAAAGACATCGATGGACTGGAAATCTACAACCCGTTCGAGAGGATTGACTAG